A DNA window from Labrys wisconsinensis contains the following coding sequences:
- a CDS encoding ComF family protein produces MERALASRWAGRIGRIAARAADFVLPPRCLACLAPTGSHGGLCAACWAGLPLIERPFCERLGIPFAYDHGEGMLSAEAIADPPAYGKARAAARYEGVAVDLAHRLKYGDRVDIAPLLGGLMARAGADILATAEVIVPVPLHRWRLWRRRFNQSALLGLEVSRLSGVPQDPFLVARQRRTPRQVGLSRKERARNVQGAFAVPEARRPDLKGRRVVLIDDVVTTGATVEAVARTLLRAGAGNVDVLAFARVAGQLE; encoded by the coding sequence ATGGAGAGGGCGCTCGCATCCCGCTGGGCCGGCCGGATCGGCCGCATCGCCGCACGCGCGGCCGATTTCGTGCTGCCGCCGCGCTGCCTCGCCTGCCTGGCGCCGACCGGCTCGCACGGCGGCCTGTGCGCCGCCTGCTGGGCCGGCCTGCCGCTGATCGAGCGGCCGTTCTGCGAGCGGCTCGGCATCCCCTTCGCCTATGACCATGGCGAGGGCATGCTCTCGGCGGAGGCGATCGCCGACCCGCCGGCCTATGGCAAGGCGCGGGCGGCGGCGCGCTACGAGGGCGTGGCCGTCGATCTCGCCCACCGGCTGAAATATGGCGACCGCGTCGACATCGCCCCGCTGCTCGGCGGGCTGATGGCGCGGGCCGGCGCCGACATCCTGGCGACGGCCGAGGTGATCGTGCCGGTGCCGCTGCATCGCTGGCGCCTGTGGCGCCGACGCTTCAACCAGTCGGCCCTGCTGGGGCTGGAGGTGTCGCGGCTCAGCGGCGTGCCGCAGGATCCGTTCCTGGTGGCGCGCCAGCGCCGCACGCCCCGGCAGGTCGGCCTTTCCCGCAAGGAGCGCGCCCGCAACGTGCAGGGCGCCTTCGCCGTGCCCGAGGCCCGGCGCCCCGATCTCAAGGGCCGGCGCGTCGTGCTGATCGACGACGTCGTCACCACCGGAGCCACCGTCGAGGCGGTCGCCCGCACGCTGCTGCGGGCCGGGGCGGGGAATGTCGACGTGCTCGCCTTCGCCCGGGTGGCGGGCCAGCTCGAATAG
- a CDS encoding Crp/Fnr family transcriptional regulator, whose amino-acid sequence MATSLRAALARLELFANASEADLDAVAGLAVERRYAEGETLFLRGDPGEGMIVVLQGRIRLSIVSAEGRELILRQAEAGDVIGEIAVIDGGRRTADAVAAAPVVAGFIGQPPFTKLLGDRSGLQMMILQVMCARLRETTDQLESIALYPLEARLARFLLWHLKRHGRTRADGARVAPLTISQGAIASFVGASRPKVNRLIAAFEAAGAIERRGAIIQCDVAALTRLAQTGSGEQAARDQDGLRG is encoded by the coding sequence ATGGCCACCTCCCTTCGCGCCGCCCTTGCCCGCCTGGAACTGTTCGCGAACGCCAGCGAGGCCGATCTCGACGCCGTCGCGGGGCTCGCCGTGGAGCGGCGCTATGCCGAAGGCGAGACGCTGTTCCTGCGCGGCGATCCCGGCGAGGGCATGATCGTCGTGCTGCAGGGCCGCATCCGCCTGTCCATCGTCTCGGCCGAGGGGCGCGAACTGATCCTGCGCCAGGCCGAGGCCGGGGACGTCATCGGCGAGATCGCCGTCATCGACGGCGGGCGGCGCACCGCCGACGCGGTCGCGGCCGCGCCGGTGGTCGCCGGCTTCATCGGCCAGCCGCCCTTCACCAAGCTCCTCGGCGACCGGTCGGGCCTGCAGATGATGATCCTGCAGGTGATGTGCGCGCGTCTGCGCGAGACCACGGACCAGCTCGAATCGATCGCGCTCTATCCCCTGGAGGCGCGCCTGGCGCGCTTCCTGCTCTGGCACCTCAAGCGCCACGGCCGCACCCGCGCCGACGGCGCGCGCGTCGCTCCGCTCACCATCTCCCAGGGCGCCATCGCCAGCTTCGTCGGCGCCAGCCGCCCGAAGGTCAACCGCCTGATCGCCGCCTTCGAGGCGGCGGGGGCGATCGAGCGGCGCGGCGCCATCATCCAGTGCGACGTGGCGGCCCTGACGCGCCTGGCGCAGACCGGCAGCGGCGAGCAGGCAGCGCGGGACCAGGACGGGCTTCGTGGCTGA